The Sporosarcina sp. 6E9 genome segment TCTTTTGAAAGCTCTCGTCCAAAACCAGATTGTTTATAACCGCCAAATGGCGTACCTGGAAAAGCGGAAAATGGACAGTTAATCATGACGATACCTGCCTGAATTTGATTGGCTACCCGCGTCGCACGCGCACCGTTTGTTGACCAAATTGAAGAAGCGAGACCGTAATCCGAGTCATTGGCTAACTTGATGGCTTCTTTTTCGTTTGAGAATTTTGAAACGACAACAACAGGTCCAAATATTTCTTCCTGCACAACCTTCATCTCTTGCGTTACATTACCGATTACAGTCGGTGCATACCAAAAACCGTCTTCAAATCCTTCTGGTTTCAATACTTTTCCACCAGTCAGAATTTCAGCGCCTTCATCGATTGCGGATTGTACATAACCTTTAATTGTATTCAATTGTGTTTGATCGATGATTGCCCCCATATGTGTTCCTTTATCAAACGGATCGCCGATTTGAATCTTTTCGGTTTTGGCAATAAACTTTTCTATAAATTCATCATAAACGTCTTCGTGGATATACATTCGCGAACGAGCGTCGCATGATTGCCCCGTATTGTTATAGATTCCGTAAAGGGAGCCGTCGACAGCTGCATCGATATCAGCATCTTCAAACACGAGATTTGGGGATTTCCCTCCAAGTTCTAGTGTGACGCGCTTTAAAGTTGTGGAAGCTTTCCCCATAATATCTTTTCCGATTGGCGTCGAACCAGTGAAGGCAACTTTATTCACAAGCTCATGTTCTACCAAATAGTTGCCGATTTCAGAGCCGGAACCAGGAATGACGTTTACGACACCTTCTGGAACACCCGCTTCATGACAAATTTCGCCTAACACAATCGCAGTCAACGGCGTTAAGGAAGCTGGTTTCAAAACGACCGAACAACCTGCCGCAATCGCCGGAGCAATTTTCCAAGCCGCCATCATTAATGGATAGTTCCAAGGAATAATTTGCGCGCATACGCCAACAGGTTCTTTTTCCGTGTAATTATGAAATTGGCCTGGAACATTATTGACTGTTCCCCCGTGCCCGACAATAGCGCCAGCATAAAATTCGAAATCCTCAATAGCTTGGGCAATCTGTCCTTTTGCTGCGGCAAGTGACTTACCCGTATTTAATATTTCAAGTTCGACTAGTTCTTTAAAACGAGTTCCCATAATTTCTGCGATTTTATTTAACACGCGGGCCCGTCGCCCAGGTGGTGTTAGTTTCCACTTTCCGTTATCAAATGCATTTCTCGCGGCTTTAACTGCTTTTTCAGCATCTTCTTGTGAAGATTTTGCTACCTCTGCAATCACTTTGCCCGTTGCAGGATTATAAATTTTTGTTCGTTCGCCATTCACGCTATCTACTTGTTCGCCGTTAATAAAGAGCTTATAGTAATCTCGCTTTATCGGCTCTTTTTCAATGATTGTTTCTCTAGTTTTAGTCATCTATAGTACCCCCTATTGTCCTGAATACACAGGTTTTCTTTTTTCCATAAATGCGGCAACACCTTCTCGGTGATCTTTTGTCAGGCCAGCTAGGCGTTGACCTTGCGCTTCTTGTTCTAAATAGTCGTCAAAGGACATTAATGTCGTTGCTCTTAATGAACGCTTAAT includes the following:
- a CDS encoding aldehyde dehydrogenase — protein: MTKTRETIIEKEPIKRDYYKLFINGEQVDSVNGERTKIYNPATGKVIAEVAKSSQEDAEKAVKAARNAFDNGKWKLTPPGRRARVLNKIAEIMGTRFKELVELEILNTGKSLAAAKGQIAQAIEDFEFYAGAIVGHGGTVNNVPGQFHNYTEKEPVGVCAQIIPWNYPLMMAAWKIAPAIAAGCSVVLKPASLTPLTAIVLGEICHEAGVPEGVVNVIPGSGSEIGNYLVEHELVNKVAFTGSTPIGKDIMGKASTTLKRVTLELGGKSPNLVFEDADIDAAVDGSLYGIYNNTGQSCDARSRMYIHEDVYDEFIEKFIAKTEKIQIGDPFDKGTHMGAIIDQTQLNTIKGYVQSAIDEGAEILTGGKVLKPEGFEDGFWYAPTVIGNVTQEMKVVQEEIFGPVVVVSKFSNEKEAIKLANDSDYGLASSIWSTNGARATRVANQIQAGIVMINCPFSAFPGTPFGGYKQSGFGRELSKETLDLYSETKSIMSYFGSRPINPFGI